CGGCATACCCTGTCAAGCTGCCATTTGAGCCTACAACCCGGTGACAAGGGATAATGATAGATATGGGATTATGCCCAACTGCCCCGCCTACCGCTTGACTTGACATGCTTTCCTTGTTCATCTTCGCCGCCATTTTTTTTGCAATGTCGCCATAAGTGATAACCTTGCCATATGGTATTTCACATAAAATATTCCATACTCCTTGACGAAACTTGCCGCCAACGGGAGCTAACGGCAATTCTGAAATGTCGGGCTTTTCACCCGCAAAGTATCTGTCCAACCATTTTTTAGTGGTGTCGAATATCGGCATGTCGTTGCTTTCTATCATATCTTCCAGTATAGTATCCCCGTGATACTTTTGTCCCTCAATCCATAAGCCAACAAGACTACTTCCGTCACACGCAAGTGTAATTATTCCTAAGGATGACGGATATGTTGCTCTATAATACATTTTATACCTCCTATAGTGTGTTCCAAAGGTTAACGGTGGCATAACTGCGCCACGGTCGCCATGCTGCTGCCATTTTCAATAATTCCTTTGCTGTGTAGGGCTGTAATGCCTTTTTTAAGCCCGCATCTGTTTCAAGGAAAGCGTCAGGCTATTCCATAGTACGCATAGCAATATATTGTGATGTCCAGCTTCCAATACCTCGAATAGCCATCAACTTTTCCCATCAAAGCGAGCGTCTTTCGCTTTAAATGCTGCATATAGACCGCTATCGTTATCTATCATTATTTTTCGCCTCCTTGCTTGCAGTCGATTTAATTATATCGCGTTTAACATAAATATCTCGCTATTTTCGGACATGTTTTTTATATAAGCAATTTCTGAAACAATCGTCTATACGATTTTGTGCAGTTAGTCAAAACAGTCATACAACTTTTGAATTACAAGAAGTGTTCCATAATAGCAAAAATGTATTATCAACTGCATTCTGAACACGCAATAGTAAAAACGGTGATTGGTCTATTTTGATAGCTGGGCTCAGGCCTCTGTTAACAACAAAGACCAATCAAAGTAATAATTTAATAAGTATAAAAACAGGGTATACACTTAATTTTTAAGGGGGTTACCCTGTTTTTGTTTTTTTTACTAGATTTTAGGCAAATGTAAGAGTATAATTTGGCATAATGAATATTAGTAGAAAAGTGTGAATCAGGAGGAGGTGATAATCGGATGAGACGGGTGCGATATCAGGTCGCATGTAGCCTGGATGGCTATATTGCGGGACCGAACGATGAATTTGATTGGATTACGCCGGAGCCTTCGTTCGACTTCGAGGCGCTGTATGCGCAATTCGATACGTTACTGATGGGTCGGCGTACGTACGAGATTGTACGTGCATTGGGTGAGAGCTTTCGCGGAAAGCAAGTGATCGTCGCCTCGCGGTCGCTTCGGAAAGCTGATTATCCCGACGTCGAGATCGTGAGCGAGGGCCTTGAAGCGCGAGTTAAAGAGCTTCGTGCACAACCTGGTCGTGATATCTGGCTCTACGGCGGAGGGGATCTTTTCTCCCAGCTTCTCGCCTGGAATCTGGTTGATACGGTCGAACCAGCGGTCATTCCTATCCTTCTGGGAGGTGGGGTGCAATTGCTCCCCTCGAATGGGATTCGTCGGCATTTGACCCTCGTGGGGCACCGCAACTACCCCAGTGGGATGCTTCTCCTCGAATACAAGGTGTAGCTGGCGGCTTGTTTGGTTTCATTGTCCCATTGCAAAATCAAAGATTCTAAATCTAGTTTTAGATGCTTAACCATTGCATCTATAAACGAATACAGAGAAAGGAAGGTTCAAAATAATGAAAAAATCCTTAATGTGCGGTCTAATATTAGTATTTATGTTCTTGGCTGTAAGCACCAGCGGTTTTGCTAGCGCGGCTCCAGTTGATGGTGTAGCTCCTCCATTGCAGGTGCAATTAAACGGCTCCATAGTAAATGTTCCCCCTTATATGAGTGTAATCGAAGGCCAGGTCATGGTACCATTGCGGTGGTCAGCCGATTTACTGGGAGCTACTTCGGTAGAATGGGATGCCGCCACCCGTACGGTAACTATAACGACCCCGCAGGATTTCTATAGTATGGAGAAATTCAGCGCTTATTCCAGGGCCCTAAAGTCTCCTATTGAGGACATTAACGATCAAATCCGTCCCTTGCCGGATAAGGTTAAAGACATGGGGTTACCTGAACTGCTGCCCGACCGGCATTTTGTATTGAATCTGGAAAAGTTTAGGCCGGCAAGAGAAGGACTGACCCTGCCTGCACCCAGACCTTATATAACCATCACTATTACCAGTCCGGACGGCACTTATGAACATAGCAGCGTGGCACACAGTATCGAAAACTACCAGGATCATTATTACCTGCCTATGGACTGGCTAGGATATTTATTTAATGCCCGGGTTAGTTATAATGAGGCGAGCAATATACTGTCTATTCAGAGCCCTGATCTGGAGCAAATCAAATCCGAAATTGAACGGATAGAAAATGTCCTTATTCCTCACAGTGCTGATGAAGCCATAGAATTGTGGGGTCGGGGCGAGCAAACCCGCAATGGAGCTCTGCAATACGCAGCTTTGTCACCCCAGCTGCGTCAGGAAGCAGATCAAAGCGCTTATGTTCTTCAATCTTACTGGGTTACCGGCGGTTCAAGCCCCCAGGTAGGTCCTATAAGCATAGAAAGTCGGAAGGAAATCAGCGATACTAAAGTCGAGTATACCCTCTCTTTCCCGGAAATCTCTTCTGGCCAGACCTATGCTATAGCAACCGAAAAAATGGTGGTGGAGAAGCTTCATCATAACGGCCGGGAAGGGTGGTTCATAACTGAACTGTTTCAGTCCAGCGGCTATGGGATTATTGAAGGCGAGTTCTCATTAATGGATTCCAAACACAGCGATTGGTCTATTTTGATAGCAGCCGCCCAGGCCGCTGTAAAACACTAAAGGCCAATCAAAGTAAGCCATTAGTCTGCAAGTGACTGAGCCAGGCCCACCGGCGAACTCTGATACGTCGGAATATACAACAGCATAATATGTTATATTAATATAAATCGCAATAAACCTATAGGGGACGTGCATATGACAGAATTCTGGGAATCAAGTTTTATAGAAAAACAAACCATGTGGGGGTTTGAACCTGCAGACTCCGCAATACTTGCAAAGGACTTTTTTCTTGAAAAAGGGATTAAAGACATTTTGATACCAGGCATTGGATACGGTAGAAATGCAAAGGTTTTTATTGATAATGGAATTAATGTAACAGGTATTGAGATTTCCCAAACAGCCATTGAACTATCAAGACAAAAAGGACTTGATATTAAAATCTATCATGGTTCAGTAACTGACATGCCTTTTGACAACAAGCTTTATGATGGAGTATTTTGCTATGCACTTATTCATTTATTGAGTGAAAGTAATAGAGAGAAATTAATAAAAGATTGCTATAATCAGCTAAAGTCCAACGGATATATGATTTTTACTGCTGTTTCAAAGGAAGCACCAATGTATGGAAAGGGTAAACAGCTGGGTAAAGACTACTTCGAGATAATGGAAGGCGTAAATATGTTCTTTTATGATTCTGGCTCAGTAAAAGAGGAGTTTGGAAAGTATGGGCTGATAGAAGTTTCAGAAATTAATGAGCCACATAAAAATATGGAAAATAAACCTCCATTGAAATTCATCATTGTAAAATGTAAAAAAGAACTATGAAACTTATATGGTGATTAACTGCATTTCTTATGAAATTTGCCAAAATCTTAATTTTTCTCCAAACTATTGACATAGATTCAAGGCCTATATGCGGATGGAGATCGGAACACGAACAAAAACAAATATATAGTAAATCCCTCCGGGAAAAAGGAAGGGTACTCACCCAGCAATATGTTGCCCTTCCAAATCACAGCGAACATCAAACGGGTATGGCCATCGACTTGGGACTCAATCAGCCGGACATTGACTTTATTCGTCCCCCCTTTCCATATAACGGGGTTTGCGGGATATTTCCCTTACTAAATTAACCAAATACGGATAAAGCAGAGGAGCAACTTCGTGAAATCATCTTTTATGTTGCGGATGATTCGCGAAGTGTAGATATTGCGATAAATTATCTGGACAAGATAGAAACCGCAATAAACAGATTAAAGGGTTTTCCAAGGTCGGGAAATACACCAAAATATTCAATTTTAAGAAAACAGGGATATCTAGTGCTCATTGTGGAAAGACATCTTGTCTTTTATAAAATAGATGATGAAAAAAAGACTGTAACGGTTTATGCTGTGGTAGATTCTGCCGATGAGCCGTCCTATGTTCCGGCTTTGCATTATTTATTTCTTTTAGTACCATTATATACAAAGGCTTTGGGATCCATTTTAATAAAGGTCCCTTTATCAATGCCGATATCCTTACCACAACAACACTTTATTTTATCATTTTCTTTGATTATATCACTGTAAAGTTTTTCAATCCTTGCTTTGTGGCAACGTAAAACCTCACCTTTACCAATTTTATCATACTTCCACAGTTTATTTTTACAAGAGGCACATCTAATTATTAACAAAAACTTTCTCCCCTTCGAAATTAGGTACAACTATTTCTTTAGCTGGATTTTGTCATTAGTTTAATAGAATTTTGCCAATATGACAAGACATCAGCATTTATCCAGCATTCTATTGAATTTGTAAAAAAGTAACTGGAGGTGTAATATAATCAATTAGATATCAAAAACTTTAGCGTGCTATCGGATTCGTAATGGTATATAAAATATGCAAGGGGGCTACATATGGTAGAAATCGTTGATGTGACTAAAGACAACTTAGAACAAGAACACATTTGCTGTGCAATTTCTAATAATAAGGATTGCCAGGTATTAGCAAAGAAATCTTGGCTTGCAGAGAGATTTGATGATGGTCTGGTTTTTAAAAAAGGCAATGTGCGAGGGAAATGTTTTATTGAGTATATTCCGGCGGAAAAAGCATGGGCGCCAATTGAGGCTGAAGATTACATGTATATTAATTGCTTTTGGGTTTCTGGACAGTTTAACGGGAAGGGCAACTCCAATTTGCTTTTGGACGAGTGTATTAGGGATAGCAAAGCTAAAGGAAAAAAAGGGCTTGTGGTATTGTCCTCTAAAAAGAAGATGCCATATCTCTCTGACCCCAAATATCTGCGCTACAAAGGTTTTCAATTGGCTGATTCCGCTGATCCCTATTATGAATTGCTATATTTACCTTTTAATAGTGAAATACAAAAACCACGTTTTAAAACCACTGTGAAAAATCCTAAGATTGAACAACAAGGATTTGTGCTGTATTATTCACATCAATGTCCGTTCACTGCTAAGTATGTTCCATTAATTGAGAGTGTAGCCAAGGCAAAGAACATTGCATTTAAATCGATTCGATTTGAGACTATGGAACAGGCACAGAACGCCCCTGCGCCTTTTACATCCTATAGTTTGTTTTACGACGGTGAATTTGTAACTAATGAAATTCTATCTGCCAAAAAGTTTGAAAAAACTTTATCCAATAAAGGACTGTAACTAATGGTGATTTGCTAGAAAAATTGAGCATGGCATATAACCAGGGTATTGCCCCATAATAGTTTAACTGCTCCATGGGTCATCAGTCCACCAATTTCGGTGACTAGACCTTTTATCGATACAAACAGTGGTGTCCAGCTAGGGTCGGTAAAGGGATAAGGTCGATCATTCGTTTTGTTTCTTTGGCTTTTTGTTCACCATCCGGCAACTGCTTCAAATGGAAAAAGATAATTACCAGAGCTTTTATAATTTGCTTGACAAAGGCAATGAACTGTGTTATTATAACCTGCAAATTATTAGTTTAACTTGTTGTGTTAGGGATGCCTGTTATTGTAAGGAAATAAGTTATCACAACTAAACAATTACATTAAACCTAAGAACAAGAATAGTAAAAATAACAGCTTGCATTCAGAGAGCCGCCGGTTGGTGAGAGTGCGGTTGCAAAGTTATTTTGAATGGACTTGTGAGGGAAGCCCGAAATCAAAAGAGAGTAGGCGCTTACGGGGATCCTGCCCGTTATCAGTAGGATGCATATGATGGTATGCAAAATGAGCGGGCGTAGAAATACGTCAATTTGGGTGGCACCGCAGAAGCTAAAGCTTTTGTCCCTATCTTGGGATGAAGGCTTTTTTTATATTTTTCTTTAGGCGTTTTAAAAAAATTCTTGGTAAGCAACAGGTTACCTATTTATGAGCAAAAACTAGCTAACAACTAAATAATTGTGTTAAACCTAAGAACAAGAGTAGTAAAAATAACAGCTTGCATTCAGAGAGCCGCCGGTTGGTGAGAGTGCGGTTGCAAGGTTATTTTGAATGGACTTGTGAGGGAAGCCCGAAATCAAAAGAGAGTAGGCGCTTACGGGGATCCTACCCGTTATCAGCAGGATGCATATGATGGTATGCAAAATGAGCGGGCGTAGAAATACGTCAATTTGGGTGGCACCGCAGAAGTTAAAGCTTTTGTCCCTATCTTGGGATGAAAGCTTTTTTTATATCTTCTTTAGGCGTTCTACACTGTTTAAATAAAAAGGAACTCATTTAATCAATTAAAAAGAGGTGATTATTGTGGTAACCCCTGATTACAGAGTAATCAAGCAATTGGCAAAAGAGTACAATATCATTCCAATTTGCAAGGAAATCTATGCTGACATTACAACACCAATTGCAATTTTACGAAAAATTTCCCGCATAAGCAACAGGTACTACCTACTGGAGAGCATTGAAGGCGGTGAGAAATGGGGCAGGTACTCATTTCTGGGCTTTAATCCTATCGCTCATGTAGCATGTAAAAACGGAAAGATAACCATTGTGGATAATGACAAGCAAATAGTGCATTCCCTCAAACCGCTTAAAGAACTAAGGGCATACCTCTCGCAATATAACGCCCCAAAGCTGGCAGGAATGCCACCATTTGCCGGAGGGTTTGTAGGATACTTCTCCTATAGCATGATTGGATATACAGAACCGGTATTAAAGCTCAGGAGCAGTGACTTCAATGATTTTGACCTGATGTTGTTTGACAAGGTAATTGCTTATGATCATCTAAAACAAAAGATTAGCATAGTGGTAAACGTGCGGACTGATGAGTTAGAACAAAATTACAGTAACGCCCTTGCTGATGTTGACGATGTCATTCGGATAATTACTGAACAGGCTTTGTTGCCCAAATCCAAAGTGAAAAGCAAACCTTACTTTACTTGCAATGTGTCAAAGGAAGAATACTGCAATATGGTTGATAAAACAAAGGAACATATAAAAAATGGTGATATATTTCAAGCGGTCATTTCCAGGCGGTTTGAAACGAAGCACGAGGATAGTCTTCTTAATGCTTACCGGGTTTTAAGAACAACTAACCCATCTCCATACATGGTGTTTATGCAAAACGGTGATGTTCAGTTGATCAGTACATCTCCCGAAACCCTAGTAAGGTTGCAAAATGGGATCCTTTCAACCTTTCCGATAGCTGGATCGAGGCCTCGGGGCAAAAACAGCGAGGAGGACAAAGCACTGGAAAGGGAATTGCTGGCAGATGAAAAAGAATTGGCCGAACACAACATGCTGGTTGATCTGGCAAGGAATGATTTAGGGAAAATATCAAAGTATTCCAGTGTGCATGTTGCAAACTATAAAATGGTACAGCGCTATTCAAAGATTATGCATATCACTTCTGAGGTAGAGGGATGCATTAAGGAAGGAAAGGACGCGCTGGATGCAATAGAAGCGCTTCTGCCAGCAGGGACTTTGTCCGGAGCGCCTAAGATTCGTGCATGCCAGATTATTGAAGAACTGGAAAAGGAGCCAAGGGGAATATATGGCGGAGCCATAGGCTATATAGACTTCACCGGCAATATGGACATCTGCATTGCAATACGTATGGCAGTGAAGAAGAATGACAAAGTGCATATTCAGGTGGGGGGAGGAATTGTGGCAGATAGCATTCCGGAGAAGGAATATGAAGAATCTGAAAACAAGGCCAGGGCGGTAATAGAGGCTATTATTGCAGCAAGGGAGGTGGATGAGTGATGATTTTGTTAATTGATAACTACGACAGCTTTTGCTATAACTTGGTCCAGCTTGCAGCAGCTATTAATAATGATGTTCGGGTGATTCGCAATGATGAAACGACTGTGGAAGAAGTAAAAAAAATGTGCCCTTCTCACATTATTATTTCACCAGGCCCAGGCTATCCCAAAGATGCCGGCATTTGTGAAGCGGTTATTAACCAAATGAAGGGAAAGGTTCCCATTCTTGGCATATGCCTTGGTCACCAGGCAATATGTGAGGTGTTTGGAGCTTCTATTGTACTGGCAAAGCGGTTGATGCACGGAAAGCAAAGTAACATTCATATTGCCAATGGAAGCAGCATATTCAAGGGCTTGCCACCTATAATACAGGCGGCGAGATACCACTCGCTGATAGCGCAAAGAGCGTCCCTGCCGGATGAACTTTTGGTAATTGCAGAAGATGACGGAGGGGAAGTAATGGGGGTAAAACACAGGGATTATCAAATATATGGTCTTCAATTCCATCCAGAATCTATATTGACACCACAGGGCGCTGTAATAATGAATAATTTTTTGCAAATAGGTGGTGAAGCATGTTGATAAAGGAAGCAATTAATAAATTGTTAAACAAAGAAAACCTTTCTCTTGATATGACCAAATCGGTTATGGATGAGATTATGAGCGGCAATGCCACAAACGCACAGATAGCATCATTTATTACAGCCATGAGGATGAAGGGTGAAACAATAGACGAAATCACAGCCTGTGCAATGATTATGAGAAAATATGGCACCAAACTAAAGCATCAGGGCGATGTTCTAGATATTGTCGGTACCGGGGGAGATCAGTCATATTCATTTAATATATCCACCGTTTCTTCCTTTGTAATTTCAGCGGCAGGCGTACCTGTGGCAAAGCACGGCAACAGGAGCGTATCCAGCAAATGCGGAAGCGCTGATGTGCTGGAGGCGCTGGGGGTAAAAATAGATATTCCTGTTTCAAAGAGCGAAAGAATTTTAAAAGAAATCGGAATCTGTTTCATGTTTGCTACCCACTACCATTCTTCCATGAAATACGCCGCACCTGTAAGAAAAGAACTGGGGGTACGTACCATTTTTAACATTTTGGGCCCCCTTGCAAACCCTGCCAATGCAAATTTGCAATTGCTGGGCGTGTATGATGAAAATCTGGTGGAGCCTCTTGCCAGAGTGCTTTCCAACCTCGGCCTGAAGAAAGCCATGGTGGTGCATGGACATGACGGCCTGGATGAAATATCTTTAACCACTTCATCCACGGTGTGCGAAGTAAATAATGGTTATTTGAACAGTTTCTTTTTAGATCCGCGCCAATTTGGTTTTGAATACTGCAAGCCCGAGGATTTAACTGGTGGCGGTCCGCAAGAGAATGCTGACATTGCCCGAAGAATATTAAGTGGCGAAAAAGGCCCCAAAAGGGACACAGTGTTGCTGAACTCTGCAGTTTGCCTTTATATGTTTTATGACAGCATTACCTTGAGGGAATGTGTAAAGATGGCAGCAGACATAATCGACAGTGGCAGGGCGCTGGAACAGCTAAACAACTTTGTCAGGTTATCCAATGCGGAAGATTAAGCAGAAGGTTGGTGGCAATATGATTCTTGAAACTTTGGCTGCATCCACCAAGATGCGTGTGGATGCAGCTAAAAGAAGAGTAGCCTTTGATGATTTGAAATCTCAAGTTTTTTATCAAGGAAAGGTAAAAGGCTTTTATAAACAGGCAGCTTTTGCATTTGAGAAAATACTAAAGAGTAAAGAAATTTCCTTCATATGTGAAGTAAAGAGGGCTTCTCCGTCTCAGGGGATGATAGCGCCGGCCTTTCCCTATCAAAAAATTGCTGTTGATTATGAAAAGGCCGGAGCCCATGCCATTTCGGTACTAACAGAGCCGGAGTATTTTAAAGGAAGTGATATTTATCTTAAAGAAATCAGCCAGTTGGTAAATATACCGGTGCTTCGCAAAGACTTCATTGTAGATGAGTATCAGATTTATCAATCAAAGTTGATTGGTGCCGATGCAGTATTACTAATCTGCGCTCTGCTGGATACAGATACCCTCAAGAGATATATCGGAATCTGTGATGAACTAGGTCTGACTGCTCTTGTGGAAGCCCATACCAAAGACGAAGTTAACTCCGCAATTGAGGCGGGAGCAAGGGTAATTGGGGTAAATAATCGCAATCTTAAGACCTTTGAGGTTGATATCCGCAATTGCATAACTTTGAGGGAACTGGTTCCTGAAGATACCATTTATGTGGCGGAAAGTGGTATTCAAACGCGAAATGACATCTCGGTGCTTAAAAAAGCCGGAGTAGATGCGGTTTTGATTGGAGAAGCACTGATGAAAAGTGCGGACAAAAAAGCTATGCTGTCATACCTAAGGGGCGGTAAGAATGACTAAGATTAAAATATGTGGTTTAATGCGGGAACAGGACATAGACACAGTAAATAAAGCCCTTCCGGATTACATTGGTTTTGTTTTTGCCCGGAGCAAAAGACAAATCGATGCTAACAAGGCAAAAACGCTGAAAACACGTTTGCACCCTTTTATAAAGGCAGTGGGGGTTTTTGTCAATGAAGAAATCGATAATGTCGTTAAGCTTTGCAACTCCCAGGTGATTGATATAATTCAGCTCCACGGCGATGAAAGTGAGGATTATATAAGGAAACTAAAAAATTGTGTTTCAAATAAAATTATCAAGGCAATCAGAGTGAAGGGTTTGGAAGACATAAAAAGAGCGATGAAATTTTCCTGTGACTACTTGCTATTTGATGCCTACCATGAAGGGATATATGGGGGCAGCGGTAACACCTTTGACTGGTCTATCATCTCTAATGATATAAACAAACCGTATTTTCTGGCGGGAGGTATTAATTCCGCCAATATAGTGCAGGCGATTGCACAACACAGCCCTTACTGCATTGATATAAGCAGCGGAGTAGAGACCCATGGGTATAAAGATCCACAGAAGATAATGGATATTGTAGCGAGGGCAAAGCAAAATCATGTAATTGGAAAAGGATGATGCATATGTCAAATGGAAGATTCGGAATCTATGGTGGCCAATATATTCCGGAGACACTGATGAATGCTGTTATTGAGCTTGCAGAGGCATATGACCGTTTTAAAGATGATCCAGAATTCAAGACAAAGCTTGACTGTCTTCTGCAGAATTATGCCAGCAGGCCTTCCCTGTTATATTTTGCTGAAAAAATGACCAAAGACCTGGGCGGGGCCAAAATTTATCTCAAAAGGGAGGACCTTAACCACACGGGTTCCCATAAGATCAACAATGTGTTGGGGCAGGTGCTCTTGGCAAAATCTATGGGCAAAACCCGTGTGATTGCTGAGACGGGAGCTGGACAGCATGGTGTTGCTACAGCAACCGCTGCTTCGCTTATGGGTATGGAATGTGAAATATTCATGGGCAAGGAGGACACCGACCGTCAGGCACTTAATGTTTACCGTATGAAGTTACTGGGTGCAAAAGTGCATGTGGTGACGAGCGGTACCCAAAGGCTGAAGGATGCGGTGAATGAAACCCTACGGGAGTGGAGCAGGCGTGTTGATGATACTCATTATGTACTGGGTTCTGTAATGGGGCCTCATCCCTTCCCTACCATTGTTCGCGATTTTCAAAGCGTTATTGGGCGGGAAGTGAAAAAACAAATATTAGAAATAGAAGGCAGGCTACCCGATGTATTGGTGGCATGTGTTGGCGGAGGAAGCAATGCCATAGGCCTTTTTTATGATTTTATTGACGAGCCAAATGTCCGCCTTATTGGCTGCGAGGCTGCCGGTCATGGCATTCATACCCAAAAGACGGCTGCCACAATGACAATTGGAAGGGTAGGTATTTTCCATGGCATGAAGTCATATTTTTGCCAGGATGAGTACGGGCAGATTGCTCCAGTCTATTCCATTTCAGCCGGCCTTGATTATCCGGGGGTAGGCCCCGAACATGCTTACCTACATGACATTGGTAGGGCAAAGTATGTACCGGTTTCTGACGATGAAGCTATAGAAGCCTTTGAATACTTGGCCGGTGTAGAAGGAATTATTCCAGCAATTGAAAGCGCCCATGCGGTTGCTTACGCTAAAAAACTGGCACCTGCAATGAGACCGGAGCAAATTATAGTGGTTGGCCTTTCGGGCAGAGGGGATAAAGATGTTGCCTCAATAGCACGCTACAGGGGGGTGCAGATCTATGAATAGGCTCCAACAGGTATTTGCCAATGGAAAAGCCTTTATTCCGTTTATAACTGCAGGTGATCCTTCGTTAGAAATAACTGAGCAATTGGTGCTTGGTATGGCAGAGGCCGGTGCTGACTTAATTGAGTTGGGTATACCATTTTCTGATCCGGTTGCCGAAGGACAGGTGATTCAGCATGCTAATATCCGTGCTTTAACTGCTGGCGTATCGGTGGACAAAATATTTGACATGCTCAAGCAAATTCGCAAGACATGTAATGTACCGATAGCTTTTATGACCTACACCAATCCGGTATTCGCATATGGTGCCGACAGGTTTTTGCAATATTGCCAGGCTACTGGTGTTGATGCGCTGATCGTTCCTGACCTGCCCTTTGAAGAAAAAGGGGAACTGATGCCATTCTGTTTGCAATATGGAGTTAGCTTAATTTCATTGATTGCGCCTAGCTCCAACAACCGTATCCGCATGATTGCTAAGGAAGCACAGGGGTTTGTTTATTGTGTATCCTCCATGGGGGTAACCGGTGTGCGACAGGACATCGGCAATGATGCACGGCAAATGGTAAAGCTCGTAAAGGAAGTTAATGATATTCCATGCGCAGTAGGTTTTGGCATTTCAACTGCGGAACAGGCAGCGACAATGGCTGAGTTTTCCGATGGCGTAATTGTGGGAAGCGCCATTGTGAAAATTGTGGAGCAATATGGCGCCCGATCTGTACCCCATGTTGTAGAATATGTACGCATAATGAAAAAGGCAGTCCGTAAAGGACTTTAACATCACAGAATAGCAGTGGCCCAGGCGCATTGGTTAAAAATTATGTTTAGTTTTTGTTGAATAAAAACTGTTGCTTAACCCACTATTTTTGTGTTACAAATGAATCAATTACTCTATGCCGGGGGGAATATCTTATATAATGAATGACGAAAAGGCGAGAATACTTACTCTGGTAGAAACAGGGAAAGTCACTGCTGCCGAAGGATTAGAATTAATTAAGGCCTTTGAAGCAGAAACAACTAATAATGATGAAAACAGTCAAGTGTTAATGTCCCGCAATGTAGCTAAAACATTACATGTGCGGGTTGAAGGGGATAAAGTTAAAAAGGCAAATATCAGCTTTCCATTAAACCTAATCAAAGCGGCGTCTAAATTTATGGGCATTGGCATGAACTTCATCCCCAAAGAAATCCGCATGGAATTAGAAAGCAAAGGTATTGACCTAAGCCAGCTGGACTTTGAAGAGCTAATTAAATTAATAGACCAAGGCTTAATCGTGGATAAACTGGTGGATATTGATGTGAACGATCCGGAAAAGGGGTTAATTAAAATAAAAGTATATGTGGAATAAGTGTTTTGTTATTATAAAATTAGAGTGCCGATGGCACTCTAATTTTATTTGGAGGGAAGGAGAATGACCATGACCAATCAACGGAGACTTTTTATAGCAGTTAATCTGCCCACTGACGTAAAAGGACAGTTACACCAACTACAACGTCAGCTTTATGTACTGGGTGGTGGTATTAA
The sequence above is a segment of the Peptococcaceae bacterium 1198_IL3148 genome. Coding sequences within it:
- the trpE gene encoding anthranilate synthase component I, encoding MVVTPDYRVIKQLAKEYNIIPICKEIYADITTPIAILRKISRISNRYYLLESIEGGEKWGRYSFLGFNPIAHVACKNGKITIVDNDKQIVHSLKPLKELRAYLSQYNAPKLAGMPPFAGGFVGYFSYSMIGYTEPVLKLRSSDFNDFDLMLFDKVIAYDHLKQKISIVVNVRTDELEQNYSNALADVDDVIRIITEQALLPKSKVKSKPYFTCNVSKEEYCNMVDKTKEHIKNGDIFQAVISRRFETKHEDSLLNAYRVLRTTNPSPYMVFMQNGDVQLISTSPETLVRLQNGILSTFPIAGSRPRGKNSEEDKALERELLADEKELAEHNMLVDLARNDLGKISKYSSVHVANYKMVQRYSKIMHITSEVEGCIKEGKDALDAIEALLPAGTLSGAPKIRACQIIEELEKEPRGIYGGAIGYIDFTGNMDICIAIRMAVKKNDKVHIQVGGGIVADSIPEKEYEESENKARAVIEAIIAAREVDE
- a CDS encoding aminodeoxychorismate/anthranilate synthase component II yields the protein MILLIDNYDSFCYNLVQLAAAINNDVRVIRNDETTVEEVKKMCPSHIIISPGPGYPKDAGICEAVINQMKGKVPILGICLGHQAICEVFGASIVLAKRLMHGKQSNIHIANGSSIFKGLPPIIQAARYHSLIAQRASLPDELLVIAEDDGGEVMGVKHRDYQIYGLQFHPESILTPQGAVIMNNFLQIGGEAC
- a CDS encoding dihydrofolate reductase family protein; translation: MRRVRYQVACSLDGYIAGPNDEFDWITPEPSFDFEALYAQFDTLLMGRRTYEIVRALGESFRGKQVIVASRSLRKADYPDVEIVSEGLEARVKELRAQPGRDIWLYGGGDLFSQLLAWNLVDTVEPAVIPILLGGGVQLLPSNGIRRHLTLVGHRNYPSGMLLLEYKV
- a CDS encoding copper amine oxidase N-terminal domain-containing protein, which produces MKKSLMCGLILVFMFLAVSTSGFASAAPVDGVAPPLQVQLNGSIVNVPPYMSVIEGQVMVPLRWSADLLGATSVEWDAATRTVTITTPQDFYSMEKFSAYSRALKSPIEDINDQIRPLPDKVKDMGLPELLPDRHFVLNLEKFRPAREGLTLPAPRPYITITITSPDGTYEHSSVAHSIENYQDHYYLPMDWLGYLFNARVSYNEASNILSIQSPDLEQIKSEIERIENVLIPHSADEAIELWGRGEQTRNGALQYAALSPQLRQEADQSAYVLQSYWVTGGSSPQVGPISIESRKEISDTKVEYTLSFPEISSGQTYAIATEKMVVEKLHHNGREGWFITELFQSSGYGIIEGEFSLMDSKHSDWSILIAAAQAAVKH
- a CDS encoding class I SAM-dependent methyltransferase, producing MTEFWESSFIEKQTMWGFEPADSAILAKDFFLEKGIKDILIPGIGYGRNAKVFIDNGINVTGIEISQTAIELSRQKGLDIKIYHGSVTDMPFDNKLYDGVFCYALIHLLSESNREKLIKDCYNQLKSNGYMIFTAVSKEAPMYGKGKQLGKDYFEIMEGVNMFFYDSGSVKEEFGKYGLIEVSEINEPHKNMENKPPLKFIIVKCKKEL
- a CDS encoding YoaP domain-containing protein, with the protein product MVEIVDVTKDNLEQEHICCAISNNKDCQVLAKKSWLAERFDDGLVFKKGNVRGKCFIEYIPAEKAWAPIEAEDYMYINCFWVSGQFNGKGNSNLLLDECIRDSKAKGKKGLVVLSSKKKMPYLSDPKYLRYKGFQLADSADPYYELLYLPFNSEIQKPRFKTTVKNPKIEQQGFVLYYSHQCPFTAKYVPLIESVAKAKNIAFKSIRFETMEQAQNAPAPFTSYSLFYDGEFVTNEILSAKKFEKTLSNKGL
- a CDS encoding methylated-DNA--[protein]-cysteine S-methyltransferase; the protein is MYYRATYPSSLGIITLACDGSSLVGLWIEGQKYHGDTILEDMIESNDMPIFDTTKKWLDRYFAGEKPDISELPLAPVGGKFRQGVWNILCEIPYGKVITYGDIAKKMAAKMNKESMSSQAVGGAVGHNPISIIIPCHRVVGSNGSLTGYAAGVHTKVKLLELEGADMSRLFVPSKGTAL